The following DNA comes from Triticum aestivum cultivar Chinese Spring chromosome 3D, IWGSC CS RefSeq v2.1, whole genome shotgun sequence.
GTCTCAAAATCCGAGGGAGGTGACAAGGAATTCTAAATCCGACTACGTCAGTTAAACCCCGACCAGAAGCTGAAAGATCCGTAAAGACATCCAAATGGCCTCAGATAAAAAAGTATTCAACACAAAGCGGTTAGCTTTTCTTTTGACAACGTCTCCATCCAAGGTAGTATATGGCCTGTAGAAACCAAAAACCGAACTGTTGTCTCATACCTAAATCCGAGTTCGGTTAAGTTTGAAGATTTTAGATGAAATTGGGAGTCCTTTTGTTTTGTACGGGAAGTCCAGACGCCTTTTATATATGTTGGAGATGACGGTcgattaaacaacacacaatcgaacaaatcaatctatTACTCCTTATGTTTATAAATATaagttttttagagatttcaatacgaactACATATGGATATATATAGACCTATTTTAGGGTGTGGATTCACCCATTTGGCCTCGTATGCAGtgcatattggaatctctaaaaagacttacatttaggaacaaaggaagtacttttttgtgttcatctactttttatccCTCTCccttgtactacctccgtcctggtttatagatcacctttgtagtttgtgccaaattttgaccaaagatttagctaacaaaatattaatgcatgtcaacaaaaattatatcgttggattcgtatttgaacatagtttttaatgatataattttttgtgacatgcatgaacattttgttagctcaagctatagtcaaaatttgacacaaaatacaatggggaccaataaaccaggatggaggtagtatctTACTTCTCGGGTTTTTTAAATTGAAGGACAGAGACCCACGAGGCCCTAGGGCCGGTCAGATCGACCTTGGGCAGACCATACCCACTTAATCCCCCCTCCCCGCGGACGAGCGaggcttcgggtctacaaaagcgcctactaaattgcttgcgtaccgcgctttcgGACAGGTCTCCTTTGTCATGAGCTACGATACATCATCTCCGGCGTCGAGAGTATACGGTGACGTATTTGTGTGCGAGCACCTAGCTCAAACATTCCCTAAGAAACCAGCTCGTTCTGTTACAGTACCCCAACCAAACACACAAATCACCCCAAAATCTACTACCTCATGACCTCAGTCAAACACTCAATCCTGACCGACGAAACAGTATCTCAAATCCAATTGAACATAATATCAACCAAACACTCTTAATCCTAACAGACTAGTATACAAATCATTGCTAAACTTCTCGACACATGAGACagactagtactccctctgtaaaagaAATATAAGAAAATTTAGATCACCAGAGAAAAATAAGAGCGTTCAGATTATTAAAGTAGTGATCCAAatacttttatatttctttacgaaggaAGTACAAAAGATCACTGCTAAACTTCTCgacacatgataatccaagattcCAAATTAATCTAACCATCTGAAGTCAAACTTCTCGATATTTGATGAAATATAGATAGAAAACTATGCTGATATCCACGTCAAATCTATACGGCACAAAAATATATTGTATGATTAACCTAATGAAACTAATTTATTGTTTTATATGTTACTACTAATAAAATTTCCCTATACGCTTAAAAGCATGCAAAGCACTATAACAAAGCAGTCAGATACATGATATAAAGCATCAACTTATTTGTGCAAAAGCACAAAACCGCGTCCAAATACAAACTGCCGAACACCCAAATTCGCTTACATCTCAACACCAACTCTCGAAACAAATACAACGTCCAGCCtttcctttttcagatatacggcaCGGAAACTCTTCTTACCTACTTCTGCTGTCTTGTTACAGAAATTGGTAGAGAAGAAGCACACCACTCACGCAGATCCAGCTCGGTTCTTTCACTAAAAACCACCGAACGAGCACAATCCCCTGCAGACAGTCCACATCGAGTACAGAACTTTTTCTTCCTCGAGCGACCATGGTAGCTTAGCCAGCCACGACAAAACTGATTCAACAACCAACTGCAAAAATGTAAAAAAGGAGGGTGAGAACATCCTTGAGCTAGCTAGGCATGGACACCATTCCCATTGGGATAGTATGTTCCATTCGCTACACCATTGGCAAGCTTCTTCGCATGCCCGTTTGTGTTTTGGTGTGCAGCCGGCGTGTATGGACCATTGCTGAATTGATGTTTGCCAGGAATCACATGGCCATTGGAGCAGCCCTGCAGCACCTTGTCCAATTGCCCAGATGAGGCGGCGATTAGGCCTAAAATGCAAACGAGGATTAACATATGGTTTTTAAGCACATGTTTCCATTTCAAAGCATGATAGGGCAAATGTTCCTCAACAGGTGAACAGACATCAAACAGCTTACCAACAAATAGTGGAGAAGGTTTCGCAGGTCTTGACTTGAATTCAGGATGAAACTGTGCGCCAATGAAATACTGGTGATTGGGTATCTCAATTATCTAGAAAATTAGCAACTTGATCAAGGCGTGAATGTTTATGAAATGAAAGATTCTCAAGCAAGTCATGGTTTTAGTCAAACCTCCATTCTCCTGTCACTCTCATCTTTGCCAACAAACTTAAGTCCAGCGTTTTCAAACTCTGGCACCATATCAGGATTCACCTGTGAAGAGGAACATGTTTCAGACCAACGTGAACAGGCAAGAACTTAATGTACTCGTATGTTCATCACAGCTATAAACACACAATTATTAAAGCCGGACCTCATATCTGTGCCGGTGCCTCTCATCGACATAATCCGCATTTCCATACCTAAAAAAAAGTGAGAAAGCTCACAACTATGTAAGGAGAATGCTAATAAAATGAAACCTAGGCATAGGGAAATGATTATGGAGAAGGGACTATATACACTCACAATTTAGCTGACTTGCAATCAGCAACCTTGAAGAATGTCCTCCTTGATCCTAGGCGCATTGTGCCACCCATATGTGTTTTGGAACCCTAAAACAAAAACGAATAGAAATCTAACTCCAAGGTATGGATGGAACTGATAAAAAGTTGCTTTGTTACCATTAATTTTTATGGCAACCAGCGTGATCATTAATAACAGAAGTTGTGAATTTCACAAAATAATTACCTCAGGCATAAAAATAACACATGGGGTCTTGGCATTGGGGTCAAATTCAGTGCTGTTCGCATGAGGGAGATTCATGACATGCCTAGCAAACTCTACGACAGCCATCTGCATTCCAAGACATATACCAAGATATGGTACATTGTTTTCACGGGCATACTTAGCAGCCAGAATTTTTCCTTGAACACCTCTATCTCCAAAGCCACCAGGTACTAAAATGCCATCAGCACTCTGAAATGAAAGACCTTTAGATAATCATGGTGGAAATTAAAATTTTACACGTGGCACCATTCAGCTTCGAGTGTAGAACATTTTTGGTGGTGAAAAGTCCTCACCTTCAATAAATTCCAAGCTGCTTTGTAAGCATCAGGtgcctaagaagaagaaaaaaagggtcGTGTAAGAAAAGAAAACAGCCCAGATCGAACAGATAGAACAATAGGAGACTgccaaacctcaattttggtagagTCCTCAAGATCTGTAGAAGCAACCCAATCAACAACAAGCTTTCTGTGGCAATAAACTGAAGCATGCAAGAGGGCCTACAATTGTGCAATTGCATCGGATTCGACTGTTAGACACTAGCAAACATTTAGAAGGCATAAAAGGCTAGTATAGCTGTGCAAATCTAACTCACTTTCAACACAGAGAGATAGGAATCAGATAGACCAGTGTACTTCCCAACCATAGCAATGCGTACCTGAAATGAAACCATTAGTCACTTGGAACTACTAAGAATAAAAAGACTTGAGGGCAACAGCCAACAATCAAAGTGGGAAAAACTAACAATATCCTGAAGGGTGTCAAACATAGTAGCTCTTGCAACCCATTCATCCAACTTTGGCTCACGAGGAAAGCTGTAAATGTGTACACATAAATATTTATTGCACTGACACACTACAGCTTGAACAAAAACGTACTGACTAGATATTTATAGGCAAACCTTTCAAGGTTCAGAACTTTAAGAATAGCTTCATGCGC
Coding sequences within:
- the LOC123078573 gene encoding CTP synthase isoform X2: MKYVLVTGGVVSGLGKGVTASSIGVVLKACGLRITSIKIDPYLNTDAGTMSPFEHGEVFVLDDGGEVDLDLGNYERFLDIKLTWDNNITTGKIYQSVIDKERKGEYLGKTVQVVPHITNAIQDWIERVAMIPVDGMDGPADVCVIELGGTIGDIESMPFIEALGQFSYRVGPGNFCLVHVSLVPVLNVVGEQKTKPTQHSVRGLRGLGLTPNILACRSTKELEENVKEKLSQFCHVPAANIVTLYDVSNIWRIPLLLRDQKAHEAILKVLNLESFPREPKLDEWVARATMFDTLQDIVRIAMVGKYTGLSDSYLSVLKALLHASVYCHRKLVVDWVASTDLEDSTKIEAPDAYKAAWNLLKSADGILVPGGFGDRGVQGKILAAKYARENNVPYLGICLGMQMAVVEFARHVMNLPHANSTEFDPNAKTPCVIFMPEGSKTHMGGTMRLGSRRTFFKVADCKSAKLYGNADYVDERHRHRYEVNPDMVPEFENAGLKFVGKDESDRRMEIIEIPNHQYFIGAQFHPEFKSRPAKPSPLFVGLIAASSGQLDKVLQGCSNGHVIPGKHQFSNGPYTPAAHQNTNGHAKKLANVGC
- the LOC123078573 gene encoding CTP synthase isoform X1 yields the protein MKYVLVTGGVVSGLGKGVTASSIGVVLKACGLRITSIKIDPYLNTDAGTMSPFEHGEVFVLDDGGEVDLDLGNYERFLDIKLTWDNNITTGKIYQSVIDKERKGEYLGKTVQVVPHITNAIQDWIERVAMIPVDGMDGPADVCVIELGGTIGDIESMPFIEALGQFSYRVGPGNFCLVHVSLVPVLNVVGEQKTKPTQHSVRGLRGLGLTPNILACRSTKELEENVKEKLSQFCHVPAANIVTLYDVSNIWRIPLLLRDQKAHEAILKVLNLESFPREPKLDEWVARATMFDTLQDIVRIAMVGKYTGLSDSYLSVLKALLHASVYCHRKLVVDWVASTDLEDSTKIEAPDAYKAAWNLLKSADGILVPGGFGDRGVQGKILAAKYARENNVPYLGICLGMQMAVVEFARHVMNLPHANSTEFDPNAKTPCVIFMPEGSKTHMGGTMRLGSRRTFFKVADCKSAKLYGNADYVDERHRHRYEVNPDMVPEFENAGLKFVGKDESDRRMEIIEIPNHQYFIGAQFHPEFKSRPAKPSPLFVGLIAASSGQLDKVLQGCSNGHVIPGKHQFSNGPYTPAAHQNTNGHAKKLANGVANGTYYPNGNGVHA